One Natator depressus isolate rNatDep1 chromosome 13, rNatDep2.hap1, whole genome shotgun sequence genomic region harbors:
- the CTCFL gene encoding transcriptional repressor CTCFL: MMASQDSALPELFTKIKGVERTWDKAREDDGGGKISWVKERNSICDPDAEGLNGALPAKLLEEEGGNLELSPSPVQGEKHLIMLQTVRLKEGEEDVQGVSQLNIQQQSGVHMVVQRGASVLQPLVVVQQGVGAQQNLPTGVAISIQDGVYTFHDVEVMQINVLQEKVQAKDEENQSMDKPPGMLLIKIDRSKDLHAVEGKVQQLPPNEEGREKDIFTVEKAKILSCKAKDDMSVSHYEHKEQEEEAVIKKTDTLEAQTNTQHRKKGEKVIFHCDLCAFTSLRLSSLNRHMKTHSDEKPHVCHLCLKAFRTVTLLRNHVNTHTGTRPYKCSDCEMAFVTSGELARHRRYKHTLEKPFKCSMCKYSSVEASKLKRHLRSHTGERPYNCYLCSYASKDTYKLKRHMVTHSGEKPYECYVCQARFTQSGTMKIHILQKHSENVPRYQCPHCNTFIARKSDLGVHLRNLHSYLAVAMKCRYCEALFHERYALIQHKKTHRNEKRFKCDRCSYACKQERHLIVHMRTHTGEKPFTCVCCSKCFRQKQLLTVHFRKHHDSNFKPTVYECPKCGKGYSRWNNMHKHAESCGLVRAKSVTRRKGNKGKKKRCDRLKHDVKQEAVDLGSFQDVSFVNTECCASEIVPVVYGIETSTPREQKTEMTCEMILNMMDK; encoded by the exons ATGATGGCCTCTCAGGACTCAGCCCTGCCTGAGCTGTTCACCAAAATAAAAGGTGTTGAAAGAACCTGGGACAAGGCAAGAGAAGATGATGGAGGGGGCAAGATATCCTGGGTGAAGGAAAGAAACAGCATCTGTGACCCAGATGCTGAAGGCCTAAATGGAGCCCTTCCAGCCAAGCTGCTGGAAGAAGAAGGAGGAAACTTGGAGTTGTCCCCATCTCCAGTACAGGGTGAAAAGCATTTGATAATGCTGCAGACTGTGCGTTTGAAGGAAGGGGAAGAAGACGTCCAGGGGGTCAGTCAGTTGAATattcagcagcagagtggggtgcACATGGTAGTACAACGAGGAGCAAGTGTCTTGCAGCCCTTGGTAGTAGTGCAACAGGGAGTAGGTGCTCAGCAGAATCTACCCACAGGTGTAGCAATAAGTATACAGGATGGTGTTTATACATTTCATGACGTGGAGGTGATGCAGATTAATGTTTTGCAAGAAAAAGTACAGGCAAAAGATGAAGAAAACCAGTCCATGGATAAACCCCCAGGAATGCTACTGATTAAG ATTGACAGAAGTAAAGATCTACATGCAGTTGAAGGTAAGGTCCAGCAACTGCCTCCAAatgaagagggaagagaaaaggacATTTTCACTGTTGAGAAAGCAAAGATCTTGAGCTGTAAAGCCAAAGATGATATGTCAGTGTCACACTATGAACACAAAGAGCAAGAAGAAGAAGCAGTTATAAAAAAAACTGACACTCTAGAAGCTCAAACAAACACACAGCATAGGAAAAAAG GGGAAAAGGTGATCTTCCATTGTGATCTGTGCGCATTCACCTCTCTTAGACTATCAAGTCTTAATCGTCACATGAAAACCCATTCTGATGAAAAACCCCATGTATGTCACCTCTGCCTTAAGGCTTTCCGTACAGTTACTCTCCTGCGTAACCATGTGAATACACATACAG GGACCAGACCGTATAAGTGTAGTGACTGTGAGATGGCATTTGTGACCAGTGGTGAGCTTGCACGACACAGGCGATATAAGCACACTCTAGAAAAACCCTTTAAGTGCTCAATGTGTAAATATTCTAGTGTAGAA GCAAGCAAATTGAAGCGTCACCTTCGTTCACATACAGGAGAGCGTCCTTATAACTGTTATCTCTGTAGTTATGCTAGCAAAGATACCTATAAGCTGAAAAGACATATGGTAACTCATTCAG GAGAAAAACCCTATGAATGTTATGTTTGTCAGGCCAGATTCACACAAAGTGGTACCATGAAAATCCATATATTACAGAAGCATAGTGAAAATGTGCCCAGATACCAGTGTCCACATTGTAACACATTTATTGCAAGAAAAAGTGATTTGG GCGTTCACTTACGGAACCTGCATTCCTACCTGGCCGTAGCGATGAAGTGCCGTTATTGTGAAGCTCTTTTCCATGAGCGCTATGCTCTTATTCAGCACAAGAAAACTCATAGAAATGAAAAGCGATTCAAATGTGATCGATGCAGTTATGCATGCAAGCAG gAACGACACTTGATTGTGCATATGCGTACACATACTGGTGAGAAACCCTTCACTTGTGTATGTTGCAGCAAATGCTTCCGGCAGAAGCAGCTTCTAACTGTTCACTTCAGGAAACACCATGATTCCAATTTTAAACCAACAGTTTATGAATGCCCTAAATGTGGCAAGGGCTATTCACGCTGG AATAATATGCATAAGCATGCTGAAAGCTGTGGATTGGTGAGGGCAAAATCTGTTACACGCCGCAAAGGAAACaagggcaaaaagaaaagatgCGACAGACTAAAACATGATGTTAAGCAAGAAG CTGTTGACCTGGGATCATTCCAAGATGTTTCCTTTGTGAACACGGAATGCTGTGCCAGTGAGATTGTCCCTGTCGTATATGGAATAGAAACAAGTACTCCGAGGGAGCAGAAAACAGAAATGACTTGTGAAATGATCCTCAACATGATGGACAAATAA